The candidate division KSB1 bacterium genome includes the window CTCATGACCCAATGACATAAATGTCGTTTAATGACTGATCCTGAATTTTAAAACTACCAAGAAATACGATTCATCTGAAACAATAATTCGTAATTGTTTTTCTAGATAGAGTGATCTAACATTTTATATTTACCAACCCTGGTTTGCAGCTTGCCATCCTCTTGATAAATAGAAGCCTTGTCATTTCCACCCAAAAGTATCTTCATACTCTTTTCGATAAACCGCAGCGAATAGTTCAAAAGAAACTGGTTGCTCTTATTCAGCGTTCGAATTTTTTCAACAAGCGACATCAATAAATCGCGCTGTTCCCGAAGCCGCTCGGCATATTTTCCTTCTACTTCTTCGATTATTTTGCTCAGACGAGGATTCAGGTCATCGAGTGAAAGTTTTTCCGCCAATTCCTTCGTTTTCGCTAACCTTTCGGTTTCAATCGCTTTCGTTTTATTTGCGAGTTTATTTTCACTTTGGACATACTTATTTAATCGTTCAGTTTGGCCCTCAACTATAGCTCTTTGTTTCTCATGGAGCGTTTTTAATAGCTGCTTAAAGGCATCTATTTCGCTGGCGATAATCGAAATTAAGTCTTCTACAATTGCATCCATGGGCTACATTTCCCGATAAGCACTTAAAACTTTCTTCACATACACTTGGGTCTCTTCATAGGGTGGCATGCCGTTGAACTTTTCAACAGCTGCCGGGCCGGCGTTGTATGCGCTTAGGGCAAGCTTAAGGTTCCCCTCAAAACGCTCTAGCTGCTGTTTAAAATAATTGACGCCGCCGAAAATATTCTGCTCCGGGTGATACCGGTTCTTAACGCCCATTTGTTCTGCTGTACTTTTCATCAGCTGCATCAAGCCAACCGCGCCTTTTTTAGATATCGCTTTTGCATTGTAATTAGATTCCACTTTTATGATTGCTTCGACCAGCTTTGCATCGACGCCAAATTTGTCGGCTGCTTTATTAATAATCGAACGGTCCCAATTGCGGTCCATCTTCTGAGTTGAAATTCGTCTGACTGGACGCAGCCAATAGTCGGCGAGTGTTGCTCCCGGTGCCGACTCTTCCTGTCCGTTGTCCTTATGCAGGCTTTTAATTATAATATCGGACAAACCGAAGCCGCCCTTGCTCGCAATTGCCTGAGCGATGTTTTCATCAAACATTCTATGGTACATATCGCTCGACATTCCCTGGCCGAATAACCCGGAATTAATGCTGCGTCGCATATTGCTCAAAATCTGGGTAATGAAAATGGCCTCGAAATTCTGGGCCGCCTTTTTGAGCTTCTCGAACCTCGGGTTGGCCTCTTTCTTTTGCGCCAGATCGACGTAATCCAGT containing:
- a CDS encoding flagellar protein FlgN; the encoded protein is MDAIVEDLISIIASEIDAFKQLLKTLHEKQRAIVEGQTERLNKYVQSENKLANKTKAIETERLAKTKELAEKLSLDDLNPRLSKIIEEVEGKYAERLREQRDLLMSLVEKIRTLNKSNQFLLNYSLRFIEKSMKILLGGNDKASIYQEDGKLQTRVGKYKMLDHSI
- a CDS encoding transglycosylase SLT domain-containing protein; its protein translation is MKISTDGTNSILNNIAKAKLDYVDLAQKKEANPRFEKLKKAAQNFEAIFITQILSNMRRSINSGLFGQGMSSDMYHRMFDENIAQAIASKGGFGLSDIIIKSLHKDNGQEESAPGATLADYWLRPVRRISTQKMDRNWDRSIINKAADKFGVDAKLVEAIIKVESNYNAKAISKKGAVGLMQLMKSTAEQMGVKNRYHPEQNIFGGVNYFKQQLERFEGNLKLALSAYNAGPAAVEKFNGMPPYEETQVYVKKVLSAYREM